A stretch of [Clostridium] scindens DNA encodes these proteins:
- a CDS encoding NAD-dependent epimerase/dehydratase family protein — protein sequence MGRKSVLIIGGNGFIGNNLARELVKQNDLEIYSFDLNLPKEPVEGVEYLAGDFFDDLVLRDMIKEKDLIIHAISTVNPGNSNQRFMQGYGRDFIQTVKLCNMLIEQNSNMIFLSSGGTVYGIQEIQPIKETALPVPINHYGSIKLCIENVIRTFNTQLHTKMRIVRIANPYGPGQDYHKGVGFIDAAIKKALNKEPLEIWGNGEIIRDYVYIGDVCKMIKSLVYYEGDEEVFNISTCQGVSQNDVIKELQNLGISLDLEYKEKRSVDVEKTILDNSKIKQIYTDKILTFHEGMTKYYNYIKETLDLKH from the coding sequence ATGGGTAGAAAAAGCGTTTTGATAATAGGTGGAAATGGTTTTATTGGTAATAATCTGGCGAGGGAATTAGTCAAACAAAATGATTTGGAAATATATAGTTTTGATCTTAATTTGCCTAAGGAACCAGTAGAAGGGGTCGAGTATTTAGCAGGAGACTTTTTTGACGATCTTGTTTTGAGAGATATGATAAAAGAAAAGGATTTAATAATTCATGCTATCAGTACAGTTAATCCTGGGAATTCAAATCAAAGATTTATGCAAGGTTATGGTAGAGATTTTATACAAACAGTTAAGTTATGTAATATGCTGATTGAGCAAAATAGTAATATGATTTTTTTGTCATCCGGTGGGACTGTTTATGGAATTCAGGAAATCCAGCCTATAAAGGAAACTGCGCTGCCAGTACCCATTAACCATTACGGAAGTATAAAGTTATGTATTGAGAACGTAATTAGAACCTTTAATACTCAATTACATACAAAAATGAGAATTGTCAGGATTGCAAATCCGTATGGACCGGGCCAAGATTATCACAAAGGTGTTGGTTTTATTGATGCTGCTATAAAAAAGGCTTTAAATAAGGAGCCTCTTGAGATATGGGGAAATGGAGAGATTATTAGAGATTATGTATATATAGGAGATGTCTGCAAAATGATTAAGTCACTTGTATATTATGAAGGGGATGAAGAAGTCTTTAATATAAGCACATGCCAGGGAGTTAGTCAAAATGACGTTATTAAAGAATTGCAGAATTTAGGAATATCTCTTGATCTTGAGTATAAAGAAAAACGAAGTGTTGATGTTGAAAAAACTATACTGGATAATTCAAAAATCAAACAAATTTATACAGACAAAATATTGACTTTTCATGAAGGTATGACAAAGTATTATAATTATATTAAAGAGACATTAGATTTGAAACATTAA
- a CDS encoding glycosyltransferase family 2 protein: MDVTIVIPTKNAGKILERVLDMVFKQKTQYSYEVICVDSGSKDGTLNVLNKYPCKVYEILPEEFGHGKTRNFGASKGNGEFIVFITQDAAPANENWLQELVNAMKLDEKIAGGFGIHYPYEDCNIFDRRDLLAHFRNWGTDNTISYIEDWDRYNKEPSYMQHLAYFSDNNSCIRRSIWELYNYPDVDFAEDQIWMRKMMELGYKKVYCPYAAVYHSHNFSLATYYQRYYDEYKGLYSIHGYVVANRWIELPFLWLKHIYRDCKYVHLLPITTREKIYWIYYSICRNYGRYFGGYKGGRYTRYSKRKQEKLDKRFSQQYKQRKA, translated from the coding sequence ATGGATGTTACAATTGTGATTCCAACGAAGAACGCTGGGAAAATCTTAGAAAGAGTATTGGATATGGTTTTTAAACAAAAGACTCAATACTCTTATGAGGTAATATGTGTGGATTCTGGATCAAAAGATGGAACGTTAAATGTTTTAAATAAATATCCATGTAAAGTTTATGAAATTTTACCAGAAGAATTCGGACATGGGAAAACCAGAAATTTTGGGGCATCGAAAGGTAATGGAGAGTTTATAGTATTCATTACACAAGATGCAGCACCAGCAAATGAGAATTGGCTACAAGAGTTAGTTAATGCTATGAAGTTAGATGAAAAAATAGCTGGAGGATTTGGTATTCATTATCCTTATGAGGATTGTAATATCTTTGACAGAAGGGACTTATTGGCTCATTTTAGAAATTGGGGGACAGATAACACTATTTCTTACATCGAAGACTGGGACCGATATAATAAAGAACCGTCGTATATGCAGCATTTAGCATATTTCTCAGATAATAATTCTTGTATTAGAAGAAGCATATGGGAATTGTATAATTACCCAGATGTTGATTTTGCAGAAGATCAGATTTGGATGCGGAAGATGATGGAATTGGGATACAAGAAAGTTTATTGTCCTTATGCAGCAGTTTATCATTCACATAATTTTAGTCTAGCAACTTATTACCAAAGATACTATGATGAGTATAAAGGGCTTTATAGTATTCATGGGTATGTGGTGGCAAACCGTTGGATTGAATTACCATTTTTATGGCTAAAACACATTTATCGAGATTGTAAATATGTACATTTGCTTCCTATTACTACACGGGAAAAAATATATTGGATATATTATAGTATATGTAGAAATTATGGGAGATATTTTGGGGGCTATAAGGGAGGAAGGTACACTAGATATTCTAAGAGAAAGCAAGAAAAACTTGATAAAAGATTTTCGCAGCAATATAAACAAAGAAAGGCATAA
- a CDS encoding glycosyltransferase, which produces MKNLFKFIKKAVRFIRRRGLRGVLEKMKVTTPQVEVLKHLEFIMDRKEIPFERKDFELHKDDKIFLLNWIIPEMGIGSGGHINIFRFISNLEKMGFHSRVYLYLSPNYRDNESVRKFTKEHFSILDSKVELFYDVSEINFAHATIATSWQTAYFLRNYKNTITKCYFVQDFEPYFYPMGSCYQFAENTYKFGLKGITAGDWLKEKLHDEYGMDTESFGFSYDKDLYKPQEKKTSKKRIFFYARPYTARRDFELGLLALEEITKRIKDVEIVFAGEDISKYVIPFKHQNLGIVNIEKLSNIYSQCDLCLIISNTNLSLLPLEVMASNSVAVCSKGPNSAWLVNSCNAILVDYDPVEIADTLEYYLNHLDKLKEIRKKGVEFASKTSWTQEAEKVRDALIKWIVQDKEQYLK; this is translated from the coding sequence ATGAAAAATTTATTTAAATTTATTAAAAAGGCTGTTCGTTTTATAAGAAGAAGAGGGCTCCGAGGAGTACTTGAAAAAATGAAAGTAACTACTCCCCAAGTCGAGGTACTTAAGCATTTAGAATTTATTATGGACAGGAAGGAAATACCTTTTGAAAGAAAAGATTTCGAATTACACAAGGACGATAAAATTTTTCTTTTAAATTGGATAATACCTGAGATGGGAATTGGATCTGGGGGACATATTAACATTTTTAGATTTATAAGTAATTTAGAAAAGATGGGATTTCATAGTCGAGTTTACTTATATTTATCACCGAATTATAGAGATAATGAATCTGTTAGGAAATTTACTAAAGAACATTTTAGTATATTAGATTCAAAAGTAGAACTTTTTTATGATGTTTCCGAGATTAATTTTGCGCATGCGACAATTGCAACTTCTTGGCAAACAGCCTATTTCCTTAGAAATTACAAAAACACTATTACAAAATGCTATTTTGTTCAAGACTTTGAGCCATATTTTTACCCGATGGGATCATGCTACCAATTTGCTGAGAATACGTATAAGTTCGGCTTAAAAGGGATAACAGCAGGAGATTGGCTGAAGGAAAAATTACACGATGAGTATGGTATGGATACGGAAAGTTTTGGGTTTTCATATGATAAAGATTTATATAAGCCTCAAGAGAAAAAGACTTCTAAAAAAAGAATTTTCTTTTATGCACGGCCATATACAGCGAGAAGAGATTTTGAATTGGGGTTGTTAGCATTAGAGGAAATAACTAAGAGAATAAAAGATGTAGAGATTGTTTTTGCCGGGGAGGATATTAGTAAATATGTTATTCCTTTTAAACATCAAAATTTAGGAATAGTAAATATTGAAAAATTGTCTAATATATATTCACAGTGTGACCTATGTTTGATTATATCTAATACTAATTTATCCTTACTTCCTTTAGAAGTTATGGCATCTAACTCGGTTGCTGTTTGTTCAAAAGGGCCAAATAGCGCATGGCTGGTAAACTCTTGTAATGCGATATTAGTTGACTATGATCCCGTAGAAATTGCTGATACTTTAGAGTATTATTTGAATCACCTTGATAAATTGAAAGAAATTCGAAAAAAGGGAGTTGAGTTTGCGTCTAAAACATCTTGGACACAAGAGGCAGAAAAGGTTAGAGATGCTTTAATAAAGTGGATAGTACAAGATAAAGAGCAATATTTAAAATAA
- a CDS encoding rhamnan synthesis F family protein — protein sequence MNRFFKRLLKKRNNKTCQDDDYMLRAFPTVITSGTSENELLEKPQIAIQVHIYFVELMDEMLEAVNNIIYPFDCYISTDTVEKKEIIEKQFVPFCNAKNIIVENIENRGRDVAPFLCQIKPVIKKYKYIGHIHTKRSLHTDFGEDWRKYLLRHLMGSPEYVKGVFNLFEANPDLGFIMPDVYPVIKEYVKWDGAKDSVKEIINKIGLDIDLPNEPIFPTGNMFWARCEAIEPLFKVGYTMKDFPNEEGQLNLTLAHSIERLWIYLMKAQGYSYRICVNKITKNDKKSRSSYNRLFVYSGSGMEKQLEEYGKVYRHSYENLSIDILKEYSQIVFVDESCLGPIDDLENIFEIMDSQEVDMWSMLAKPIYFLVLNKKILESSIWERDWKLEKKPEGLCQYLYANLMKEGYSFKTFIHESEYIDQWVHTDSPQNELPYEFLLLGDPFIKKDAVDSLESMEKERLKSFLMQLPNEERITELYEKFI from the coding sequence ATGAATAGATTTTTTAAAAGGTTATTAAAAAAAAGAAATAATAAAACTTGTCAAGATGATGACTATATGTTGCGAGCCTTTCCAACAGTAATTACTTCTGGTACTAGTGAGAATGAGTTACTTGAAAAGCCTCAAATTGCCATCCAGGTTCATATATATTTTGTGGAATTAATGGATGAGATGTTAGAGGCGGTAAATAATATTATATATCCATTCGATTGTTATATCTCTACTGATACAGTAGAGAAAAAAGAAATAATAGAAAAACAATTTGTTCCATTCTGTAATGCAAAAAATATAATCGTTGAAAATATTGAGAATAGAGGACGTGATGTTGCTCCCTTTTTGTGTCAGATAAAGCCTGTAATTAAAAAATATAAGTATATAGGCCATATCCATACCAAGCGATCTTTACATACAGATTTTGGCGAGGATTGGAGAAAATATTTGTTGAGGCATTTAATGGGGAGTCCCGAATATGTAAAAGGTGTTTTTAATCTGTTTGAGGCAAATCCAGATTTGGGATTTATTATGCCGGATGTTTATCCTGTTATAAAAGAGTATGTAAAATGGGATGGGGCAAAAGACTCTGTAAAAGAGATAATTAATAAAATAGGCTTGGATATTGATTTGCCTAATGAACCAATATTTCCAACTGGAAATATGTTTTGGGCTCGTTGCGAAGCCATAGAACCACTTTTTAAAGTAGGCTATACAATGAAGGATTTCCCGAATGAAGAGGGGCAATTAAACCTTACTTTGGCGCATTCTATAGAACGTTTGTGGATTTATTTAATGAAGGCTCAAGGATATTCTTATAGAATATGTGTAAACAAAATTACGAAGAATGATAAGAAAAGCAGAAGTTCGTATAACAGGCTTTTTGTTTATTCAGGAAGTGGTATGGAAAAGCAGTTAGAGGAATACGGAAAAGTCTATCGGCATAGTTATGAGAATTTGTCGATAGACATATTAAAAGAATACTCGCAAATAGTTTTTGTTGATGAGTCGTGTTTAGGACCAATTGATGATTTAGAAAATATTTTTGAAATTATGGATAGCCAAGAAGTCGATATGTGGAGTATGTTGGCAAAACCTATTTATTTTTTGGTTTTAAATAAAAAGATATTGGAATCAAGTATTTGGGAGAGGGATTGGAAATTAGAAAAAAAGCCAGAAGGATTATGTCAATATCTGTATGCAAATCTAATGAAAGAAGGTTATTCTTTTAAAACTTTTATTCATGAGAGTGAATATATTGATCAATGGGTTCATACTGATTCACCCCAAAATGAGTTACCATATGAATTTTTGTTATTAGGAGATCCGTTTATTAAAAAGGATGCTGTAGATTCATTAGAGAGTATGGAAAAAGAAAGATTAAAGTCTTTTTTAATGCAATTACCTAATGAAGAAAGGATAACTGAATTATATGAAAAATTTATTTAA